The following coding sequences are from one Caloenas nicobarica isolate bCalNic1 chromosome 25, bCalNic1.hap1, whole genome shotgun sequence window:
- the ANK1 gene encoding ankyrin-1 isoform X3, whose amino-acid sequence MAARKGRSGPDVAADAATSFLRAARSGNLDKALDHLRNGVDINTCNQNGLNALHLASKEGHVKMVVELLHKEIVLETTTKKGNTALHIAALAGQQDVVRELVNYGANVNAQSQKGFTPLYMAAQENHLEVVKFLLENGANQNVATEDGFTPLAVALQQGHENVVAHLINYGTKGKVRLPALHIAARNDDTRTAAVLLQNDPNADVLSKTGFTPLHIAAHYENLSVAQLLLNRGASVNFTPQNGITPLHIASRRGNIIMVRLLLDRGAHIETRTKDELTPLHCAARNGHVRIAEILLDHGAAIQAKTKNGLSPIHMAAQGDHLDCVRLLLQYSAEIDDITLDHLTPLHVAAHCGHHRVAKLLVEKGAKPNARALNGFTPLHIACKKNHIRVMELLLKTGASIDAVTESGLTPLHVAAFMGHLPIVKTLLQRGASPNVSNVKVETPLHMAARAGHTDVAKYLLQNKAKANAKAKDDQTPLHCAARIGHTGMVKLLLENSANPNLATTAGHTPLHITAREGHVDAALALLEKGASQTCMTKKGFTPLHVAAKYGKVDVAELLLAHDAHPNAAGKNGLTPLHVAVHHNNLEIVKLLLPKGSSPHSSAWNGYTPLHIAAKQNQMEVASSLLQYGASANAESVQGVTPLHLASQEGHADMVALLFSKQANGNLGNKSGLTPLHLVAQEGHVPVADVLVKHGVTVDATTRMGYTPLHVASHYGNIKLVKFLLQHQADVNAKTKLGYTPLHQAAQQGHTDVVTLLLKHGASPNEISTNGTTPLAIARRLGYISVTDVLKIVTEETDIPSVGDKHRMSFPETVDEILDVSEDEEEELIAPKPRTPEPRDQEGKREMLEFVTTTTLEQTVESPAVLQVPYIPPETVVTRAEETEQVGPVETEAEQVSLLHAPSVSPQEPSKEFDEDSLIPSSPATETSDNISPVASPVHTGFLVSFMVDARGGSMRGSRHHGLRVVIPPRACAAPTRITCRLVKPQKLPAPPPLAEEEGLASRIIALGPAGAQFLSPVIVEIPHFASYGRGDRELVVLRSENGSVWKEHRNRYEESYMDQLLNGMDEELESLEDLEKKRVCRIITTDFPLYFVVMSRICQDCDMIGPEGGCLKSTLVPMVQATFPGTAVTKRVRLALQAQPVPDELVTKLLGNQATFSPIVTVEPRRRKFHRPIGLRIPLPPSWKDNPRDSGEGDTTSLRLLCSVIGGTAQAQWEDITGTTKLVYENECANFTTNVSARFWLADCPRTAEAVHFATTLYKELTAVPYMAKFVVFAKMNDAREGRLRCYCMTDDKVDKTLEQHENFTEVARSRDIEVVEGMPLHVELSGNLVPVKKATQPRTFLFQSFRENRLAIPIKVRDSSREASGSLSFLRKAMKYEDLQHVLCHLNISIPPCTKGSGSEERRRTLTPLSLRERYSILSETSFGSLSSTDKADQKMVDIAEQLGLSWAELARELQFGVDDINRIRVENPNSLLEQSMALLNLWVSREGKTIKIESLYTALRNIDRSEIVNTLEGSGRQSRSLKGSWRYTDRDYSLSPSQMNGYASLQDELLSPASLHYTLPSPLRADQYWNEVAIMDAIPMAATEQDALMEMSDMQVWSSGLTPSLVTAEDSSLECSKAEDSDATSEGRFPGQLLADAHGPDHMGSMDLVEDDTVDSDAMNGLIDLLEQEEGQRPEGKMPAGDRHPGTGEQDPESEVSFVSVQQKVQARITASPTVSHVVERSADRLRDWNAEGSFISCLQDLTAGSWQEGVTRRLLPTHTTATGAQGQEQEQVLLPAVGLMRVSSTEDSDWQPQHPVGGWQEEADSCFFGQGNEVLHLPGEQVTEEQFTDDHGNIITRKVVRKVVRQLGPGDTGDRQEQEELILEGSLQEPQDLEAEDDHFIKYSILHRDDLGAKEEVRARVPKLEVSGGRMGAQIVKRASLKRGKQ is encoded by the exons AAGGgaaacacagctctgcacatCGCTGCCCTGGCTGGACAGCAGGACGTGGTCCGGGAACTGGTGAACTATGGGGCCAACGTCAACGCACAGTCACAG AAAGGCTTCACACCCCTCTACATGGCAGCGCAGGAAAACCACCTGGAAGTTGTTAAGTTCTTGCTGGAAAATGGAGCCAACCAGAATGTAGCCACAGAG GACGGCTTCACGCCGCTGGCTGTGGCTCTGCAGCAAGGGCATGAGAACGTGGTTGCTCATCTTATCAACTACGGGACAAAGGGTAAGGTccgcctgcctgccctgcacaTCGCAGCCCGCAACGATGACACTCgcacagctgctgtgctgctgcagaacGACCCGAATGCCGACGTCCTCTCCAAG ACTGGATTTACCCCCTTGCACATTGCAGCCCACTACGAGAATCTCAGTGTGGCCCAATTACTGCTGAACCGTGGAGCCAGCGTCAACTTCACACCCCAG AATGGGATCACTCCCCTGCACATAGCATCCCGCCGGGGCAACATCATCATGGTACGGCTGCTGCTGGACCGCGGCGCCCATATAGAGACAAGGACCAAG gaCGAGCTGACCCCTCTGCACTGTGCAGCTCGCAATGGACATGTGCGAATTGCTGAGATCCTGCTGGACCACGGGGCTGCCATTCAAGCCAAAACCAAG AACGGCTTGTCACCGATCCACATGGCAGCGCAGGGTGACCACCTGGACTGCGTGCGTCTGCTCCTGCAGTACAGCGCTGAGATCGACGACATCACCCTGGACCACCTGACGCCGCTGCACGTGGCCGCGCACTGCGGCCACCACCGCGTGGCCAAGCTGCTGGTGGAGAAGGGGGCCAAGCCCAACGCCCGAGCCCTG AATGGCTTCACACCCCTCCACATCGCCTGCAAGAAGAACCACATCcgggtgatggagctgctgctgaagacgGGGGCCTCCATCGATGCCGTCACAGAG tCTGGCCTGACCCCCCTGCACGTGGCCGCCTTCATGGGGCACCTGCCCATCGTCAAGACCTTGCTGCAGCGTGGAGCCTCTCCTAACGTGTCCAATGTG AAAGTGGAGACACCCCTACACATGGCAGCCAGAGCCGGGCACACGGATGTGGCGAAGTACCTGCTGCAGAACAAAGCCAAAGCCAACGCCAAGGCCAAG GATGACCAGACTCCTCTGCACTGTGCTGCACGCATCGGCCACACCGGCATGGTCAAACTCCTGCTGGAGAACAGCGCCAACCCCAACCTGGCCACAACGGCGGGGCACACGCCCCTGCACATCACTGCCAGAGAGGGGCACGTGGACGCGGCGCTGGCCCTGCTGGAGAAGGGGGCCTCACAGACCTGCATGACCAAG AAAGGATTTACCCCTCTCCACGTTGCAGCCAAGTATGGGAAGGTGGatgtggcagagctgctgctggcacatgATGCTCACCCCAATGCAGCAGGGAAG aaCGGCCTAACCCCGCTGCACGTGGCTGTGCACCACAACAACCTGGAGATCgtcaagctgctgctgcccaaagGGAGCTCCCCACACAGCTCGGCCTGG AACGGGTACACCCCCCTGCACATCGCTGCCAAGCAGAACCAGATGGAGGTGGCCAGCAGCTTGCTGCAGTATGGGGCTTCTGCAAACGCGGAGTCTGTGCAGGGGGTCACCCCCCTACACCTGGCTTCCCAGGAGGGCCATGCAGACATGGTGGCACTGCTTTTCTCCAAACAAGCCAACGGCAACCTTGGCAACAAG AGCGGCCTGACCCCTCTCCATCTCGTGGCCCAAGAGGGGCATGTGCCGGTAGCTGATGTTCTGGTGAAACATGGAGTCACAGTGGATGCAACGACCAGG ATGGGCTACACCCCGCTGCATGTGGCCAGCCACTATGGGAACATCAAGCTGGTGAAGTTTTTGCTGCAGCACCAGGCTGATGTCAACGCCAAGACTAAG CTGGGCTACACGCCTCTGCACCAGGCGGCACAGCAGGGCCACACGGATGTGGTGacactgctgctgaagcacGGTGCCTCTCCCAACGAGATCAGCACA AATGGCACCACTCCCCTGGCCATTGCAAGGCGGCTTGGCTACATTTCCGTCACAGATGTGCTCAAGATCGTCACAGAGGAAACCGACATCCCG TCAGTCGGTGACAAGCACCGCATGAGCTTCCCGGAGACTGTAGACGAGATTCTGGACGTGTCGGAGGATGAAG AGGAGGAGTTGATCGCACCAAAGCCGAGGACACCCGAGCCCAGGGACCAGGAGGGCAAGAGGGAGATGCTGGAGTTTGTGACCACGACGACACTGGAGCAAAC GGTGGAGTCTCCAGCTGTCCTACAGGTCCCCTACATCCCACCTGAGACTGTGGTGAccagagcagaggagactgagcaGGTAGGACCTGTGGAGACAGAAGCTGAGCAAGTCAGCCTGCTGCATGCACCCTCGGTGTCCCCACAGGAG CCCTCCAAGGAGTTCGATGAGGACTCCCTGatccccagcagccctgccacCGAGACCTCAGATAACATCAGCCCAGTGGCCAGCCCCGTGCACACAGG GTTCCTGGTGAGCTTCATGGTGGACGCCCGTGGCGGCTCCATGCGGGGCAGCCGGCACCACGGGCTGCGCGTGGTCATCCCGCCCCGTGCCTGCGCAGCACCGACCCGCATCACCTGCCGCCTGGTGAAGCCCCAGaagctgcctgcacccccaccGCTGGCTGAGGAGGAGGGTCTGGCCAGCCGGATCATCGCCCTGGGTCCTGCCGGAGCCCAGTTCCTCAG TCCTGTCATTGTGGAGATCCCACACTTTGCCTCATACGGGCGAGGGGACCGTGAGCTGGTGGTGTTGCGCAGCGAGAATGGCTCTGTCTGGAAGGAGCACCGCAACCGCTATGAGGAGAGCTACATGGACCAGCTGCTCAACGGCATGGACGAGG AGCTGGAGAGCCTGGAGGATCTGGAGAAGAAGAGGGTCTGCCGCATCATCACCACCGACTTCCCTCTCTACTTTGTGGTCATGTCCCGGATCTGCCAGGACTGTGACATGATCGGCCCCGAGGGAGGGTGTTTGAAAAGCACACTGGTCCCCATGGTGCAGGCCACCTTCCCAGGCACCGCTGTTACCAAGAGAGTGAGGCTGGCCCTGCAG GCGCAGCCCGTGCCCGATGAGCTGGTGACCAAGCTGCTGGGGAACCAGGCGACCTTCAGCCCCATCGTCACGGTGGAGCCGCGCCGGAGGAAGTTCCATCGCCCCATTGGCCTCCGCATCCCACTGCCACCATCCTGGAAGGACAATCCCCGGGACAGTGGCGAGGGTGACACCACCAGCCTGCGCCTGCTGTGCAGTGTGATCG GAGGGACAGCCCAAGCCCAGTGGGAAGACATAACAGGCACCACAAAGCTGGTCTATGAAAATGAGTGTGCTAACTTCACCACCAATGTGTCTGCCAG GTTCTGGCTGGCCGACTGCCCACGCACCGCCGAGGCCGTGCACTTTGCCACGACGCTGTACAAGGAGCTGACAGCCGTGCCCTACATGGCGAAATTTGTGGTGTTTGCCAAGATGAACGATGCACGGGAAGGCCGGCTGCGCTGCTACTGCATGACCGATGACAAAGTTGACAAGACTTTAGAGCAGCATGAAAACTTCACAGAGGTGGCCCGCAGCAGGGACATTGAG GTGGTGGAGGGGATGCCTTTGCACGTTGAGCTCTCAGGGAACCTGGTGCCTGTCAAGAAGGCCACTCAGCCCCGTACCTTCCTTTTCCAGTCCTTCCGGGAGAATCGTCTCGCCATCCCCATCAAG GTTCGGGACAGCAGCCGGGAAGCCAGCGGCTCCCTGTCTTTCTTGCGCAAGGCCATGAAGTACGAGGACCTCCAGCACGTGCTGTGCCACCTGAACATCAGCATACCGCCGTGCACCAAG GGCAGCGGCAGTGAGGAGCGGAGGAGGACGCTGACGCCATTGTCTCTGCGGGAGCGATACAGCATCCTAAGCGAGACCAGTTTCG GCTCTCTGAGCAGCACAGACAAGGCAGACCAGAAGATGGTTGACATAGCAGAACAGCTGGGCCTCAGTTGGGCTG AGCTGGCACGTGAGCTGCAGTTTGGGGTAGATGACATCAACAGGATACGTGTGGAGAACCCCAActccctgctggagcagagcatgGCTTTGCTCAACCTCTGGGTCAGCCGCGAGGGCAAGACTATCAAGA TCGAGAGCCTGTACACAGCGCTGAGGAACATTGACCGCAGTGAGATTGTGAACACCCTGGAGGGCTCTGGCCGGCAGAGCCGCAGCCTGAAGGGCAGCTGGCGCTACACGGACAGAGACTATTCCCTGTCACCATCCCAGATGAATG GTTACGCTTCGCTGCAGGACGAGCTGCTGTCCCCCGCCTCCCTGCATTACACGCTGCCATCCCCTCTGCGTGCCGACCAGTACTGGAATGAGGTGGCCATCATGGATGCTATCCCCATGGCTGCCACTGAGCAGGATGCCCTGATGGAGATGTCCGACATGCAGGTGTGGTCCTCGGGGCTCACCCCCTCGCTGGTGACAGCTGAGGACTCCTCTCTGGAGTGCAGCAAGGCCGAGGACTCGGATGCCACAAGCGAAGGCCGGTTTCCGGGGCAACTTCTAGCAGACGCGCATGGCCCGGACCACATGGGCTCTATGGACCTGGTTGAGGATGACACAGTGGACTCAGATGCCATGAATGGCCTGATTGACCTTctagagcaggaggaggggcagaGGCCAGAGGGGAAGATGCCAGCCGGAGATCGCCACCCAGGGACCGGGGAGCAGGACCCAGAGAGTGAAGTCTCTTTTGTTTCAGTTCAGCAGAAGGTGCAAGCCAGGATCACAGCATCACCCACCGTTAGCCACGTTGTGGAGAGGAGCGCAGACAG GCTGAGGGACTGGAATGCAGAAGGCTCCTTTATCTCCTGCCTACAGGACCTGACAGCGGGCTCCTGGCAGGAGGGGGTCACCCGAAGGCTGCTCCCGACGCACACCACGGCCACCGGCGCACAGGGCCAGGAGCAAGAGCAGGTCCTGCTGCCGGCCGTGGGGCTGATGCGGGTCAGCTCCACTGAGGACAGCGactggcagccccagcaccccgtGGGCggctggcaggaggaggcagacAGCTGCTTCTTCGGCCAG GGGAATGAAGTCCTTCACCTCCCTGGAGAGCAGGTGACTGAGGAGCAGTTCACAGATGATCACGGCAATATCATCACCAGGAAG GTCGTCCGGAAGGTGGTGCGTCAGCTGGGCCCCGGTGACACGGGtgacaggcaggagcaggaggagctgatTCTGGAGGGCTCCCTGCAGGAGCCCCAAGACTTGGAGGCTGAGGACGATCACTTCATTAAATACTCCATCCTACACCGGGATGATCTGGGGGCCAAG GAGGAGGTGCGAGCACGTGTTCCAAAACTGGAAGTCTCCGGGGGCAGGATGGGGGCTCAGATAGTGAAACGAGCCAGCCTGAAAAGGGGGAAGCAGTGA
- the ANK1 gene encoding ankyrin-1 isoform X4 — MAARKGRSGPDVAADAATSFLRAARSGNLDKALDHLRNGVDINTCNQNGLNALHLASKEGHVKMVVELLHKEIVLETTTKKGNTALHIAALAGQQDVVRELVNYGANVNAQSQKGFTPLYMAAQENHLEVVKFLLENGANQNVATEDGFTPLAVALQQGHENVVAHLINYGTKGKVRLPALHIAARNDDTRTAAVLLQNDPNADVLSKTGFTPLHIAAHYENLSVAQLLLNRGASVNFTPQNGITPLHIASRRGNIIMVRLLLDRGAHIETRTKDELTPLHCAARNGHVRIAEILLDHGAAIQAKTKNGLSPIHMAAQGDHLDCVRLLLQYSAEIDDITLDHLTPLHVAAHCGHHRVAKLLVEKGAKPNARALNGFTPLHIACKKNHIRVMELLLKTGASIDAVTESGLTPLHVAAFMGHLPIVKTLLQRGASPNVSNVKVETPLHMAARAGHTDVAKYLLQNKAKANAKAKDDQTPLHCAARIGHTGMVKLLLENSANPNLATTAGHTPLHITAREGHVDAALALLEKGASQTCMTKKGFTPLHVAAKYGKVDVAELLLAHDAHPNAAGKNGLTPLHVAVHHNNLEIVKLLLPKGSSPHSSAWNGYTPLHIAAKQNQMEVASSLLQYGASANAESVQGVTPLHLASQEGHADMVALLFSKQANGNLGNKSGLTPLHLVAQEGHVPVADVLVKHGVTVDATTRMGYTPLHVASHYGNIKLVKFLLQHQADVNAKTKLGYTPLHQAAQQGHTDVVTLLLKHGASPNEISTNGTTPLAIARRLGYISVTDVLKIVTEETDIPSVGDKHRMSFPETVDEILDVSEDEGTAHVTVMEEELIAPKPRTPEPRDQEGKREMLEFVTTTTLEQTVESPAVLQVPYIPPETVVTRAEETEQPSKEFDEDSLIPSSPATETSDNISPVASPVHTGFLVSFMVDARGGSMRGSRHHGLRVVIPPRACAAPTRITCRLVKPQKLPAPPPLAEEEGLASRIIALGPAGAQFLSPVIVEIPHFASYGRGDRELVVLRSENGSVWKEHRNRYEESYMDQLLNGMDEELESLEDLEKKRVCRIITTDFPLYFVVMSRICQDCDMIGPEGGCLKSTLVPMVQATFPGTAVTKRVRLALQAQPVPDELVTKLLGNQATFSPIVTVEPRRRKFHRPIGLRIPLPPSWKDNPRDSGEGDTTSLRLLCSVIGGTAQAQWEDITGTTKLVYENECANFTTNVSARFWLADCPRTAEAVHFATTLYKELTAVPYMAKFVVFAKMNDAREGRLRCYCMTDDKVDKTLEQHENFTEVARSRDIEVVEGMPLHVELSGNLVPVKKATQPRTFLFQSFRENRLAIPIKVRDSSREASGSLSFLRKAMKYEDLQHVLCHLNISIPPCTKGSGSEERRRTLTPLSLRERYSILSETSFGSLSSTDKADQKMVDIAEQLGLSWAELARELQFGVDDINRIRVENPNSLLEQSMALLNLWVSREGKTIKIESLYTALRNIDRSEIVNTLEGSGRQSRSLKGSWRYTDRDYSLSPSQMNGYASLQDELLSPASLHYTLPSPLRADQYWNEVAIMDAIPMAATEQDALMEMSDMQVWSSGLTPSLVTAEDSSLECSKAEDSDATSEGRFPGQLLADAHGPDHMGSMDLVEDDTVDSDAMNGLIDLLEQEEGQRPEGKMPAGDRHPGTGEQDPESEVSFVSVQQKVQARITASPTVSHVVERSADRLRDWNAEGSFISCLQDLTAGSWQEGVTRRLLPTHTTATGAQGQEQEQVLLPAVGLMRVSSTEDSDWQPQHPVGGWQEEADSCFFGQGNEVLHLPGEQVTEEQFTDDHGNIITRKVVRKVVRQLGPGDTGDRQEQEELILEGSLQEPQDLEAEDDHFIKYSILHRDDLGAKEEVRARVPKLEVSGGRMGAQIVKRASLKRGKQ, encoded by the exons AAGGgaaacacagctctgcacatCGCTGCCCTGGCTGGACAGCAGGACGTGGTCCGGGAACTGGTGAACTATGGGGCCAACGTCAACGCACAGTCACAG AAAGGCTTCACACCCCTCTACATGGCAGCGCAGGAAAACCACCTGGAAGTTGTTAAGTTCTTGCTGGAAAATGGAGCCAACCAGAATGTAGCCACAGAG GACGGCTTCACGCCGCTGGCTGTGGCTCTGCAGCAAGGGCATGAGAACGTGGTTGCTCATCTTATCAACTACGGGACAAAGGGTAAGGTccgcctgcctgccctgcacaTCGCAGCCCGCAACGATGACACTCgcacagctgctgtgctgctgcagaacGACCCGAATGCCGACGTCCTCTCCAAG ACTGGATTTACCCCCTTGCACATTGCAGCCCACTACGAGAATCTCAGTGTGGCCCAATTACTGCTGAACCGTGGAGCCAGCGTCAACTTCACACCCCAG AATGGGATCACTCCCCTGCACATAGCATCCCGCCGGGGCAACATCATCATGGTACGGCTGCTGCTGGACCGCGGCGCCCATATAGAGACAAGGACCAAG gaCGAGCTGACCCCTCTGCACTGTGCAGCTCGCAATGGACATGTGCGAATTGCTGAGATCCTGCTGGACCACGGGGCTGCCATTCAAGCCAAAACCAAG AACGGCTTGTCACCGATCCACATGGCAGCGCAGGGTGACCACCTGGACTGCGTGCGTCTGCTCCTGCAGTACAGCGCTGAGATCGACGACATCACCCTGGACCACCTGACGCCGCTGCACGTGGCCGCGCACTGCGGCCACCACCGCGTGGCCAAGCTGCTGGTGGAGAAGGGGGCCAAGCCCAACGCCCGAGCCCTG AATGGCTTCACACCCCTCCACATCGCCTGCAAGAAGAACCACATCcgggtgatggagctgctgctgaagacgGGGGCCTCCATCGATGCCGTCACAGAG tCTGGCCTGACCCCCCTGCACGTGGCCGCCTTCATGGGGCACCTGCCCATCGTCAAGACCTTGCTGCAGCGTGGAGCCTCTCCTAACGTGTCCAATGTG AAAGTGGAGACACCCCTACACATGGCAGCCAGAGCCGGGCACACGGATGTGGCGAAGTACCTGCTGCAGAACAAAGCCAAAGCCAACGCCAAGGCCAAG GATGACCAGACTCCTCTGCACTGTGCTGCACGCATCGGCCACACCGGCATGGTCAAACTCCTGCTGGAGAACAGCGCCAACCCCAACCTGGCCACAACGGCGGGGCACACGCCCCTGCACATCACTGCCAGAGAGGGGCACGTGGACGCGGCGCTGGCCCTGCTGGAGAAGGGGGCCTCACAGACCTGCATGACCAAG AAAGGATTTACCCCTCTCCACGTTGCAGCCAAGTATGGGAAGGTGGatgtggcagagctgctgctggcacatgATGCTCACCCCAATGCAGCAGGGAAG aaCGGCCTAACCCCGCTGCACGTGGCTGTGCACCACAACAACCTGGAGATCgtcaagctgctgctgcccaaagGGAGCTCCCCACACAGCTCGGCCTGG AACGGGTACACCCCCCTGCACATCGCTGCCAAGCAGAACCAGATGGAGGTGGCCAGCAGCTTGCTGCAGTATGGGGCTTCTGCAAACGCGGAGTCTGTGCAGGGGGTCACCCCCCTACACCTGGCTTCCCAGGAGGGCCATGCAGACATGGTGGCACTGCTTTTCTCCAAACAAGCCAACGGCAACCTTGGCAACAAG AGCGGCCTGACCCCTCTCCATCTCGTGGCCCAAGAGGGGCATGTGCCGGTAGCTGATGTTCTGGTGAAACATGGAGTCACAGTGGATGCAACGACCAGG ATGGGCTACACCCCGCTGCATGTGGCCAGCCACTATGGGAACATCAAGCTGGTGAAGTTTTTGCTGCAGCACCAGGCTGATGTCAACGCCAAGACTAAG CTGGGCTACACGCCTCTGCACCAGGCGGCACAGCAGGGCCACACGGATGTGGTGacactgctgctgaagcacGGTGCCTCTCCCAACGAGATCAGCACA AATGGCACCACTCCCCTGGCCATTGCAAGGCGGCTTGGCTACATTTCCGTCACAGATGTGCTCAAGATCGTCACAGAGGAAACCGACATCCCG TCAGTCGGTGACAAGCACCGCATGAGCTTCCCGGAGACTGTAGACGAGATTCTGGACGTGTCGGAGGATGAAG GCACTGCTCATGTCACAGTAATGG AGGAGGAGTTGATCGCACCAAAGCCGAGGACACCCGAGCCCAGGGACCAGGAGGGCAAGAGGGAGATGCTGGAGTTTGTGACCACGACGACACTGGAGCAAAC GGTGGAGTCTCCAGCTGTCCTACAGGTCCCCTACATCCCACCTGAGACTGTGGTGAccagagcagaggagactgagcaG CCCTCCAAGGAGTTCGATGAGGACTCCCTGatccccagcagccctgccacCGAGACCTCAGATAACATCAGCCCAGTGGCCAGCCCCGTGCACACAGG GTTCCTGGTGAGCTTCATGGTGGACGCCCGTGGCGGCTCCATGCGGGGCAGCCGGCACCACGGGCTGCGCGTGGTCATCCCGCCCCGTGCCTGCGCAGCACCGACCCGCATCACCTGCCGCCTGGTGAAGCCCCAGaagctgcctgcacccccaccGCTGGCTGAGGAGGAGGGTCTGGCCAGCCGGATCATCGCCCTGGGTCCTGCCGGAGCCCAGTTCCTCAG TCCTGTCATTGTGGAGATCCCACACTTTGCCTCATACGGGCGAGGGGACCGTGAGCTGGTGGTGTTGCGCAGCGAGAATGGCTCTGTCTGGAAGGAGCACCGCAACCGCTATGAGGAGAGCTACATGGACCAGCTGCTCAACGGCATGGACGAGG AGCTGGAGAGCCTGGAGGATCTGGAGAAGAAGAGGGTCTGCCGCATCATCACCACCGACTTCCCTCTCTACTTTGTGGTCATGTCCCGGATCTGCCAGGACTGTGACATGATCGGCCCCGAGGGAGGGTGTTTGAAAAGCACACTGGTCCCCATGGTGCAGGCCACCTTCCCAGGCACCGCTGTTACCAAGAGAGTGAGGCTGGCCCTGCAG GCGCAGCCCGTGCCCGATGAGCTGGTGACCAAGCTGCTGGGGAACCAGGCGACCTTCAGCCCCATCGTCACGGTGGAGCCGCGCCGGAGGAAGTTCCATCGCCCCATTGGCCTCCGCATCCCACTGCCACCATCCTGGAAGGACAATCCCCGGGACAGTGGCGAGGGTGACACCACCAGCCTGCGCCTGCTGTGCAGTGTGATCG GAGGGACAGCCCAAGCCCAGTGGGAAGACATAACAGGCACCACAAAGCTGGTCTATGAAAATGAGTGTGCTAACTTCACCACCAATGTGTCTGCCAG GTTCTGGCTGGCCGACTGCCCACGCACCGCCGAGGCCGTGCACTTTGCCACGACGCTGTACAAGGAGCTGACAGCCGTGCCCTACATGGCGAAATTTGTGGTGTTTGCCAAGATGAACGATGCACGGGAAGGCCGGCTGCGCTGCTACTGCATGACCGATGACAAAGTTGACAAGACTTTAGAGCAGCATGAAAACTTCACAGAGGTGGCCCGCAGCAGGGACATTGAG GTGGTGGAGGGGATGCCTTTGCACGTTGAGCTCTCAGGGAACCTGGTGCCTGTCAAGAAGGCCACTCAGCCCCGTACCTTCCTTTTCCAGTCCTTCCGGGAGAATCGTCTCGCCATCCCCATCAAG GTTCGGGACAGCAGCCGGGAAGCCAGCGGCTCCCTGTCTTTCTTGCGCAAGGCCATGAAGTACGAGGACCTCCAGCACGTGCTGTGCCACCTGAACATCAGCATACCGCCGTGCACCAAG GGCAGCGGCAGTGAGGAGCGGAGGAGGACGCTGACGCCATTGTCTCTGCGGGAGCGATACAGCATCCTAAGCGAGACCAGTTTCG GCTCTCTGAGCAGCACAGACAAGGCAGACCAGAAGATGGTTGACATAGCAGAACAGCTGGGCCTCAGTTGGGCTG AGCTGGCACGTGAGCTGCAGTTTGGGGTAGATGACATCAACAGGATACGTGTGGAGAACCCCAActccctgctggagcagagcatgGCTTTGCTCAACCTCTGGGTCAGCCGCGAGGGCAAGACTATCAAGA TCGAGAGCCTGTACACAGCGCTGAGGAACATTGACCGCAGTGAGATTGTGAACACCCTGGAGGGCTCTGGCCGGCAGAGCCGCAGCCTGAAGGGCAGCTGGCGCTACACGGACAGAGACTATTCCCTGTCACCATCCCAGATGAATG GTTACGCTTCGCTGCAGGACGAGCTGCTGTCCCCCGCCTCCCTGCATTACACGCTGCCATCCCCTCTGCGTGCCGACCAGTACTGGAATGAGGTGGCCATCATGGATGCTATCCCCATGGCTGCCACTGAGCAGGATGCCCTGATGGAGATGTCCGACATGCAGGTGTGGTCCTCGGGGCTCACCCCCTCGCTGGTGACAGCTGAGGACTCCTCTCTGGAGTGCAGCAAGGCCGAGGACTCGGATGCCACAAGCGAAGGCCGGTTTCCGGGGCAACTTCTAGCAGACGCGCATGGCCCGGACCACATGGGCTCTATGGACCTGGTTGAGGATGACACAGTGGACTCAGATGCCATGAATGGCCTGATTGACCTTctagagcaggaggaggggcagaGGCCAGAGGGGAAGATGCCAGCCGGAGATCGCCACCCAGGGACCGGGGAGCAGGACCCAGAGAGTGAAGTCTCTTTTGTTTCAGTTCAGCAGAAGGTGCAAGCCAGGATCACAGCATCACCCACCGTTAGCCACGTTGTGGAGAGGAGCGCAGACAG GCTGAGGGACTGGAATGCAGAAGGCTCCTTTATCTCCTGCCTACAGGACCTGACAGCGGGCTCCTGGCAGGAGGGGGTCACCCGAAGGCTGCTCCCGACGCACACCACGGCCACCGGCGCACAGGGCCAGGAGCAAGAGCAGGTCCTGCTGCCGGCCGTGGGGCTGATGCGGGTCAGCTCCACTGAGGACAGCGactggcagccccagcaccccgtGGGCggctggcaggaggaggcagacAGCTGCTTCTTCGGCCAG GGGAATGAAGTCCTTCACCTCCCTGGAGAGCAGGTGACTGAGGAGCAGTTCACAGATGATCACGGCAATATCATCACCAGGAAG GTCGTCCGGAAGGTGGTGCGTCAGCTGGGCCCCGGTGACACGGGtgacaggcaggagcaggaggagctgatTCTGGAGGGCTCCCTGCAGGAGCCCCAAGACTTGGAGGCTGAGGACGATCACTTCATTAAATACTCCATCCTACACCGGGATGATCTGGGGGCCAAG GAGGAGGTGCGAGCACGTGTTCCAAAACTGGAAGTCTCCGGGGGCAGGATGGGGGCTCAGATAGTGAAACGAGCCAGCCTGAAAAGGGGGAAGCAGTGA